One window from the genome of Saimiri boliviensis isolate mSaiBol1 chromosome 2, mSaiBol1.pri, whole genome shotgun sequence encodes:
- the TMEM253 gene encoding transmembrane protein 253 isoform X1, giving the protein MSCLLIDRPIMHFSQPKKHLVLVGKGAMEDRAGQQEQERHNLRLEKLQRWARHRRSGHLLVLAVSQLWLAVVVVPFALSVACLNSDCHMATVLPLGPGVSGLLTGIVTLELRRAPRLWKVQAMMIFNTFNLILGFIVVVVEVMKTALGPAPTAPSKQAGVLVLELSAEAFTLGGVLVSVHALFLLSQRKPGCCRSQSLHYQELQEGFSELEEIPGLENGPTVANTGANERAGQREQTPVALLPP; this is encoded by the exons ATGTCCTGTCTCCTAATAGACAGACCCATAATGCATTTTTCCCAGCCTAAGAAGCACCTAGTTCTTGTGGGTAAAGGAGCCATGGAAGATAGAGCTGGTCAGCAAGAGCAGGAGAGACACAACCTTCGTCTGGAAAAGCTACAACGCTGGGCAAGGCACAGGCGGAGTGGGCACCTCTTGGTGCTGGCG GTGAGCCAGCTATGGCTGGCAGTGGTTGTGGTGCCCTTTGCCCTCTCAGTCGCCTGCCTGAACTCTGATTGCCACATGGCTACAGTGCTGCCTCTTGGGCCTGGAGTCTCA GGTCTTCTCACTGGGATTGTCACTCTTGAGCTTCGCAGAGCACCCCGCCTCTGGAAG GTGCAGGCCATGATGATATTCAACACTTTCAACTTGATCTTGGGTTTCATCGTGGTGGTGGTCGAGGTGATGAAGACAGCCTTGGGGCCTGCCCCAACTGCCCCCTCCAAG CAGGCTGGCGTGCTGGTGCTGGAGCTCAGTGCTGAGGCCTTCACCCTAGGGGGAGTGCTGGTCTCAGTGCATGCCCTATTCTTGCTGAGCCAGAGGAAACCCGGATGCTGCAGGAGCCAGAGTCTACACTACCAGGAGCTGCAGGAG GGCTTCTCTGAGTTGGAGGAGATTCCTGGTTTGGAGAATGGTCCCACGGTGGCCAACACAGGAGCAAATGAGAGAGCGGGACAGCGGGAACAGACACCTGTTGCTCTCCTTCCACCCTGA
- the TMEM253 gene encoding transmembrane protein 253 isoform X2, producing the protein MEDRAGQQEQERHNLRLEKLQRWARHRRSGHLLVLAVSQLWLAVVVVPFALSVACLNSDCHMATVLPLGPGVSGLLTGIVTLELRRAPRLWKVQAMMIFNTFNLILGFIVVVVEVMKTALGPAPTAPSKQAGVLVLELSAEAFTLGGVLVSVHALFLLSQRKPGCCRSQSLHYQELQEGFSELEEIPGLENGPTVANTGANERAGQREQTPVALLPP; encoded by the exons ATGGAAGATAGAGCTGGTCAGCAAGAGCAGGAGAGACACAACCTTCGTCTGGAAAAGCTACAACGCTGGGCAAGGCACAGGCGGAGTGGGCACCTCTTGGTGCTGGCG GTGAGCCAGCTATGGCTGGCAGTGGTTGTGGTGCCCTTTGCCCTCTCAGTCGCCTGCCTGAACTCTGATTGCCACATGGCTACAGTGCTGCCTCTTGGGCCTGGAGTCTCA GGTCTTCTCACTGGGATTGTCACTCTTGAGCTTCGCAGAGCACCCCGCCTCTGGAAG GTGCAGGCCATGATGATATTCAACACTTTCAACTTGATCTTGGGTTTCATCGTGGTGGTGGTCGAGGTGATGAAGACAGCCTTGGGGCCTGCCCCAACTGCCCCCTCCAAG CAGGCTGGCGTGCTGGTGCTGGAGCTCAGTGCTGAGGCCTTCACCCTAGGGGGAGTGCTGGTCTCAGTGCATGCCCTATTCTTGCTGAGCCAGAGGAAACCCGGATGCTGCAGGAGCCAGAGTCTACACTACCAGGAGCTGCAGGAG GGCTTCTCTGAGTTGGAGGAGATTCCTGGTTTGGAGAATGGTCCCACGGTGGCCAACACAGGAGCAAATGAGAGAGCGGGACAGCGGGAACAGACACCTGTTGCTCTCCTTCCACCCTGA